CGCCGAGAGCCTGGAAGAACGGGGCATCATCCACCTCGTCGGCACCGGCCGGGACGCGTCGCTGGCCATCGCCCACCCGCTGTACGCCGAGGTCGCGCAGGCGCACACCGGCGCGCTGCGGGAACGGCGCATGCTGCGCGAGCTCGCCGACGCCCTGGCGCAGACCTCGACCGGCACCGCCGAGGACGCCGTGCACGTCACCGCCTGGCGCTGCGAAGCCGGGGATCCGGTCCCCGCCGCCGACGCCGTCGCCGCCGCGCAGTGGTTCCTGGCCCGTGGCGACGCCGCCCGCGCCGCCCGGATCGCCGCCCGCGCCGACGGCCCGCACGCCGCCTGGCAACTGGGCCGCGCGCTGGTCGCCCAGGACCGCGTCGAGGCCGCGCAGACCCACCTGACCACGGCGTACGAGCAGCTCACCGACCCGCACGAGCGGGCCGAGGCCGCCGCGCTGCTGGTGCTCAACACCTTCCTCGGCCTGCGCCAGGTCGACACGGCCCGCGACCTGCTCGCCACCGCCGCGGCGGCCCTGCCGCCGGACGCCCGGCCCGGCCTGCTGGCCGCCGAGGCGGCGCTGGCCGTGCTCACCGGATCCGCCGCGGCCGCCGCGTCGACGGTCGCCGCGCTGGACGAGCACCCGCCCCGTGACCTGGTGCTGCGGATGGCCGTCGCGCCGCTGCGGCCGTACCTGCTCATCGCGGCCGGGCAGCCCGCCCGCGCGGCGGCGATGTTCGACAGCGGCCAGGCGGCCCCGCCGGCGGTGTGGCCGGTCATGCGCGCCGCCGCCCAGACCTGCCACGTGCAGGCGCTGCTACTGGCCGGGCAGGCGCCCCGGGCCGCCGAACTCGCCGCCGGGTACTACCGCGATGCGCTGACCCGCGGCGCACCGGACGCCGTCGCGCTGCTCGCGATGATCATCGGCAAGTGCGCGTACCACGGTGGCCGCCTCGCCGACGCCCGCCGCTGGCTGCGCGAGGCCCGCAGCCTCATCGACCCGCACACCCTGTTCCCGATCAGCGAGAACGTGCTGTCCACCTACGCCTGGACCGCCGCGCAGCAGGGCGACCTCGACGACGCCCGTTCCGCCCTCGACCAGCTCGCCGCCGCGCTCCCCCCGCACGGCGCCCCCGCCAAGGAGGCCGCGCTGGCCCAGGCGTGGCTGGCCGTCTCCGCCGGGCAGCGCGACACCGCCGTACGGACCCTGCGCGAGCAGCTGCAGGCTTCGCTCTCCCGGGGCATGCTCACCCTGGCCGCCGAGCGCCTGCACCTGCTGGCCCGGCTGGACCCCGACGTCGACACCGCCCGGCGGCTGCGCGAGATCGCCCATCAGTGCGACAGCCCGCTGTTCGGGCTGTGGGCCGAGCTCGCCGACGGCCTGGCCAGGCGTGATCCGATCGTGCTGGACCACGTCGCGACCGCGTTCGAGGAGCGCGGGCACCTGCGGCTGGCGATGGAGGCGCTGGCACCGGCGGCGACCGCGTACCAGCGCCGTGGCGACCTGCGGCGGGCCAACGCCGTCACCCATCGCATCCAGCTGGTCCGCGAGCAGTGCGAGGGCTGGTGGCCGCAGTGGCATCCGGCCGCGCCGCCGGTCGCGAGCGCGCTGACGGCGCGGGAGCAGGAGGTGTGCGAGCTGGCCGCGTCCGGCCTGGACAACGCCGCCATCGCGGCCCGGCTGGTGCTGTCGGTGCGCACCGTGGAGAACCACCTGCAGCGGGCGTACCACAAGCTGGGGGTGGCGGGCCGCACCCGGCTGCGGCTCGCGCTCATGCCCGAGACGGCCCCGTCCGGCCGCTGAGGTGGTGCGGCGGCTACGCCGGTTCGCGTACGCCGCCCGGGTCGCCGCCTGTGTCGCCCTCACCCGGCTCGGGTTCGACCGGCGCCTCCGGCAGGACGTCGGGGGCATCCGGCGACAGCTCGCGCGGATCGTCGGGGATGGGAGCCGACGGGTCGATCGGCGGGTACTGCTCGGGGTCGAGTTCTGGTTGGCTCACCGATCGCGTATCCCCACCCGGCTCGGTCGGCAAACGATGCCGCGTGGCCGCGGAAAGATCACACCGGTGATCCCTGTTCGGCAGGTGCAACCGGCACCGGCCGGTCAGCCGTAGCGGGAGTCCGCGCAGCCTGGAGGCTCCGGAGATCGGCGGCACGCTGCTCGGCCTCCTCCAGCGAGTGCGAGCCGAGTTCCGAGACCGGCAGCCGTCCCACGCCGTCGATCTGAAGAATCGGCGCGTACAGCGGCCTGCCTCCACGGAGGAACACCTGTCCGCAATCGATCGAACTGACGTGGTCCCAGGTCAGCGTCCGGTCCGGCCGGCTGAAGCTCCGGACGAGCAGACCATCCTGATCGATCACCACGCCCTGCCGGAGGGCACGCCAGATGCCGAGGAGACCGACCAGCGTGAGCGCGCATGCCAGTGCCACGCCGAGCCAGTCACGCTCGGCAATGACGTGCCCGTTCTTGAGGTATGAGAGACCTAGCAGCACGAAGACATCGGAGACGATGAACAGCAGAACGATCCTGATGCGCGGGCGTGCCACAACACGTGTCACCGGCTCAC
The Catellatospora sp. IY07-71 DNA segment above includes these coding regions:
- a CDS encoding LuxR family transcriptional regulator; its protein translation is MPDGPTHLARLDRPWPFTGRQAERAAIARTLAGGRGVLITGDPGSGKSRLLDEVLTGADDGSRLVLRATATYGWHEVPFGAFGHLVAEPAAHPTDLLTEAMRRVDALAQGRSVLVGVDDLNWLDDTSTALLQRMSTETGLRVVATVRTGDLGRSPVAALRRHSRLDRLDLAPFSQDGFADLITAALGDPADGLTRNALWHLTQGNPLLLRETLRCGLDSGELARHHGIWTWPVDEAHHPHRCDMIAETGGTLTAAELQALQYIARAGAAPLTALDRLLDPAAAESLEERGIIHLVGTGRDASLAIAHPLYAEVAQAHTGALRERRMLRELADALAQTSTGTAEDAVHVTAWRCEAGDPVPAADAVAAAQWFLARGDAARAARIAARADGPHAAWQLGRALVAQDRVEAAQTHLTTAYEQLTDPHERAEAAALLVLNTFLGLRQVDTARDLLATAAAALPPDARPGLLAAEAALAVLTGSAAAAASTVAALDEHPPRDLVLRMAVAPLRPYLLIAAGQPARAAAMFDSGQAAPPAVWPVMRAAAQTCHVQALLLAGQAPRAAELAAGYYRDALTRGAPDAVALLAMIIGKCAYHGGRLADARRWLREARSLIDPHTLFPISENVLSTYAWTAAQQGDLDDARSALDQLAAALPPHGAPAKEAALAQAWLAVSAGQRDTAVRTLREQLQASLSRGMLTLAAERLHLLARLDPDVDTARRLREIAHQCDSPLFGLWAELADGLARRDPIVLDHVATAFEERGHLRLAMEALAPAATAYQRRGDLRRANAVTHRIQLVREQCEGWWPQWHPAAPPVASALTAREQEVCELAASGLDNAAIAARLVLSVRTVENHLQRAYHKLGVAGRTRLRLALMPETAPSGR